A window from Saccharomyces cerevisiae S288C chromosome XIII, complete sequence encodes these proteins:
- the PRP24 gene encoding U6 snRNP complex subunit PRP24 (Splicing factor that reanneals snRNPs during spliceosome recycling; reanneals U4 and U6 snRNPs), with translation MEYGHHARPDSKRPLDEGSPAAAGLTSKKANEALTRNRELTTVLVKNLPKSYNQNKVYKYFKHCGPIIHVDVADSLKKNFRFARIEFARYDGALAAITKTHKVVGQNEIIVSHLTECTLWMTNFPPSYTQRNIRDLLQDINVVALSIRLPSLRFNTSRRFAYIDVTSKEDARYCVEKLNGLKIEGYTLVTKVSNPLEKSKRTDSATLEGREIMIRNLSTELLDENLLRESFEGFGSIEKINIPAGQKEHSFNNCCAFMVFENKDSAERALQMNRSLLGNREISVSLADKKPFLERNEVKRLLASRNSKELETLICLFPLSDKVSPSLICQFLQEEIHINEKDIRKILLVSDFNGAIIIFRDSKFAAKMLMILNGSQFQGKVIRSGTINDMKRYYNNQQNHSMKHVKPSCINMMEKGPNLQVKKKIPDKQEQMSNDDFRKMFLGE, from the coding sequence ATGGAGTATGGACATCACGCTAGACCAGATTCAAAACGACCATTGGATGAAGGATCACCAGCAGCCGCAGGATTAACTTCTAAGAAGGCGAACGAAGCTTTAACAAGAAATAGAGAATTAACAACTGTATTAGTCAAAAATTTGCCTAAGAGCTATAATCAAAACAAAGTCTATAAGTACTTCAAACATTGTGGGCCCATTATACACGTTGATGTTGCGGATTCgctgaagaagaactttCGTTTTGCACGTATTGAATTTGCCAGGTATGATGGAGCCCTCGCTGCAATAACCAAAACACACAAAGTTGTAGGTCAGAATGAAATTATAGTATCTCATTTAACAGAATGCACATTATGGATGACGAATTTCCCCCCAAGTTATActcaaagaaatattagAGATCTATTGCAAGATATTAACGTTGTTGCACTCAGTATACGGCTTCCCAGTTTACGATTCAATACAAGCAGAAGGTTCGCTTACATCGATGTTACTTCTAAAGAGGATGCAAGATATTGtgtagaaaaattgaatggACTCAAAATAGAAGGTTATACTTTAGTTACTAAAGTTTCCAATCCGCTGGAAAAGTCGAAACGGACCGATTCTGCCACACTAGAGGGGCGAGAGATTATGATACGAAACCTAAGTACAGAATTGCTCGACGAAAACCTTCTGAGGGAATCTTTTGAGGGATTTGGttccattgaaaaaatcaacatACCTGCTGGACAGAAAGAGCACAGTTTCAATAACTGTTGTGCATTTAtggtttttgaaaataaagattcTGCTGAAAGGGCACTTCAAATGAATAGAAGTTTGTTAGGTAATAGGGAAATTTCCGTTTCCTTGGCTGATAAAAAACCATTCTTAGAAAGAAACGAAGTCAAAAGACTTCTCGCATCGCGTAACAGCAAAGAACTAGAAACACTAATATGCTTATTTCCACTTTCAGATAAGGTGTCACCAAGCTTAATCTGCCAATTTCTTCAGGAAGAAATACAcatcaatgaaaaagatattaGGAAAATACTTCTCGTTAGCGACTTCAATGGCGccattattatatttagAGATAGTAAGTTTGCAGCAAAAATGCTAATGATACTAAATGGATCTCAATTTCAGGGAAAGGTGATACGTTCAGGTACTATTAATGACATGAAAAGATATTATAACAATCAACAGAATCACAGCATGAAACACGTCAAACCTAGTTGTATAAACATGATGGAAAAAGGACCAAATCTTcaagtaaagaaaaaaattcctgaCAAACAAGAGCAGATGTCCAACGACGATTTTCGCAAGATGTTTCTAGGTGAGTAG
- the TMA23 gene encoding Tma23p (Nucleolar protein implicated in ribosome biogenesis; deletion extends chronological lifespan), which translates to MDSKEYLISYGWKEGEAFREGGLKRPILVKHKRDKKGLGNAPGGNDGEAWWERLFDGHLKNLDVSTDSNNGSIKFTQNEAVATAVSKSSSPLYRWFVKGEGLKGTITNLGKKEEASFVVSSASSSKGKKRRRRDEDDNKVKRKKLKKDKKTSNDSESKKKKKKKSKKESKKGKKSKHSSDEGDKSKHKKSKKSKKHKKEESSARRDRKEHI; encoded by the coding sequence ATGGATAGCAAAGAATATCTGATATCATATGGTTGGAAAGAAGGAGAAGCGTTTAGAGAAGGTGGTTTGAAAAGACCCATACTGGTAAAGCACAAGAGAGATAAGAAGGGATTGGGTAATGCTCCTGGCGGGAATGATGGCGAAGCATGGTGGGAAAGGCTATTTGATGGACATCTGAAGAACCTGGATGTAAGCACTGATTCGAATAATGGCAGTATTAAATTTACTCAAAATGAGGCAGTTGCTACTGCTGTATCGAAAAGTAGCTCACCTCTATACAGGTGGTTTGTAAAGGGAGAAGGGCTGAAAGGAACCATTACTAATCTTGGTAAAAAGGAGGAAGCCAGCTTTGTTGTATCTAGTGCAAGTTCGAGTAAAGggaagaagagaagaaggcgtgatgaagatgataacAAGgtcaagagaaaaaaattgaaaaaagataaaaagacTAGTAACGACAGTGAGAgtaagaagaagaagaagaagaaaagcaagAAGGAGAgtaaaaaaggaaagaaaagtaagCATAGCAGCGATGAAGGTGATAAATCGAAGCataaaaaatccaaaaagtcaaaaaaacataaaaaggaagaaagtTCAGCAAGAAGAGATAGAAAGGAGCATATATGA
- the RRN9 gene encoding Rrn9p (Protein involved in promoting high level transcription of rDNA; subunit of UAF (upstream activation factor) for RNA polymerase I) produces MSDLDEESQIETQIDAPIEDIIRGSELTTTTADKETLKSANELLDSLEHSHRVDLSLHLYSAYLLKRLLYKANEKKHFYEVNQFVKTQIKDNWTSWPNPNTIIDPSVDKLYEDIPEGIANVSVQPGEISNRALMHASDMMRVELDAQWQKFLSKSALDHDVTLDVDELNIPNEISRNILVKLDSLFEGLHDKIAKENEFDVRQDKHSNNIRANQIDDEPMQANRRIKYTYHDLVSRGCEMNEDMTDIYMKSLELYNDIPEKYKKRKFRLPKQILKKYHQPKKTSSYLKELLSKTREDFIPVEKLLKDKRLTSKDKSKLQRLNREETEDALNKRTFFQVKGYLEDENEISDYELDDCLIELPNGNI; encoded by the coding sequence ATGAGTGATCTTGACGAAGAAAGTCAAATTGAAACTCAGATCGATGCTCCTATCGAAGATATTATACGAGGATCTGAGCTTACCACTACAACCGCTGATAAAGAGACTTTGAAATCTGCAAATGAATTATTAGATTCTCTAGAACACTCGCACAGAGTCGACCTTTCGTTGCATTTATACTCTGCGTACCTCTTGAAAAGACTATTGTATAAGgcaaatgaaaaaaaacatttttatgAAGTAAACCAGTTTGTGAAGACCCAAATTAAGGATAACTGGACGAGCTGGCCTAATCCCAATACAATTATTGACCCTAGTGTAGACAAATTGTATGAAGATATACCGGAAGGTATTGCAAATGTAAGCGTACAGCCGGGGGAGATCTCAAATAGGGCTTTAATGCACGCCTCTGATATGATGAGGGTTGAGCTGGATGCTCAATGGCAAAAATTTCTCTCTAAGTCTGCCTTGGACCATGATGTAACTCTAGATGTGGATGAATTGAACATTCCAAACGAAATATCCCGGAATATCTTAGTTAAACTGGACAGCTTATTCGAAGGGTTGCATGATAAAATAGCCAAAGAGAACGAATTCGATGTAAGGCAAGATAAGCATTCTAATAATATAAGGGCGAATCAGATAGACGACGAGCCCATGCAGGCCAATCGACGAATTAAATACACATATCATGACTTGGTTTCAAGAGGTTGTGAAATGAACGAGGATATGACGGATATCTACATGAAATCATTAGAGCTATATAACGATATCCCAGAAAAGtataaaaagagaaaattcagACTGCCCAAACAAATTCTAAAAAAGTATCACCAGCCAAAAAAGACCAGTTCATACTTAAAGGAGCTATTAAGTAAAACAAGAGAAGATTTCATACCTGTGGAAAAGTTATTGAAGGATAAACGGTTGACATCAAAGGACAAATCCAAGCTACAACGCTTAAATCGTGAAGAGACGGAAGATGCTCTAAACAAAAGAACATTTTTTCAGGTAAAGGGCTACTTAGAGGATGAGAATGAGATCTCTGATTACGAGTTGGACGACTGCCTCATAGAACTGCCTAATGGGAACATATGA